Below is a genomic region from Shumkonia mesophila.
ACACCACCGAAGCGGGACCGTCCATCACCTCGTCGGTCACCTCGTCGCCGCGATGGGCCGGCAGGCAGTGCATGAACAGCGCCCCCGGCTTGGCCTTGGCCATGAGGGCGGCATCGACCCGGAAGGGCGTCAGCAGGGCGCGCCGTTCCTCCTCGCCCTTCTGGCCCATCGACACCCAGGTGTCGGTGACCACGGCATCGGCCCCGGCGGCCGCTTCCCTGGGATCGTCGAAGACCACGACGTCGGCACCCTCGGCCTTGGCCCAGGCCAGCAGCTTCGACGACGGGCGCAGCGAGGCGGGGCAGGCCAGCCGCATGGAAAAGCCGAAACGCGCGGCGGCGTGAATCCATGACGCCGCCACGTTGTTGCCGTCGCCGCACCAGGCGATGGTCTTGCCCTTGATGACCCCGCGGTGCTCCTCGAACGTCATAACGTCGGCCATGATCTGGCAGGGATGCGAGGCGTCGGTCAGGCCGTTGATCACCGGAATGGACGCGTTGGCCGACAGTTCCTCCATGCGCTTCACCGCGCTGGTGCGGATCATGATGGCGTCGGCATAGCGCGACAGCACGCGGGCGGTGTCGGCGATGGTTTCGCCGCGCCCGAGCTGGGATTCGGCGGTGCCCAGCACCACCGCGCGGCCGCCCAGCTGCTGGACGCCGACCTCGAAGGAGACCCGGGTGCGGGTCGAGGGCTTTTCGAAGATCATGACCAGGGTCTTGCCGGGCCACGGCGAAACGGCCTTGGCGTCCTTGCGCTTGAACGCCGCGCCCAGGTCCAGCATGTGGCGAAGCGTCTTGGTGTCGAACTGGTCGATATCGAGGAAATGCCTCGGGGCACTCATGTCAGAACTCCGTCTTTTCAAGCTCGGCGCAGCTTTTCTCGAGGATGGCCATCGCCGCCTCGATGTGGCTGTCTTCGACGATCAGCGGCGGCACCAGGCGCACCACGTTGTCGCCGGCGCCGACTGCCAGCATGCCGTTGGCCCGCAATTGGCCGATCAGCTTGCCGTTGGGGATTTTGCATTGCAGCCCGATCAGAAGACCGACGCCGCGCACGCCCAGGAACAGCCTGGGATGGGCCGCGACGACGGCCTCGGCCCGCTTGCGCAGGCGGGCCGCCTTGGCCTCGACCGCCGGCAGGAAGCCGTCGGCCAGCATGACGTCGAGCACGGCGTTGGCGCAGGCCATGGCCAGCGGGTTGCCGCCGAAGGTGGAGCCGTGGGCCCCCGCCTTCATGGTCTTGGCGACGTGTTCCTTGGCCAGGCAGGCGCCGACCGGGAAGCCGCCGCCCAGGCCCTTGGCCACCGCCAGGACGTCGGGCTCGACGCCGGCCCATTCGTGGGCGAACAGGCGGCCGGTGCGGCCCATGCCGGTCTGCACCTCGTCCAACAGGAACAGCAGGCCGAACTCGTCGGCGACCTTGCGCAGCGCCCGCAGGAACTCGGCGTCGGCCGGCCGGACCCCGCCCTCGCCCTGCACCGGCTCGACCAGGATGGCCGCCGTTTCGCCGGTGATGGCGGCGCGCAGCTCGTTCATGTTGCCGAACGCCACCTGGTCGAAGCCGTCGGGCATCGGCGCGAAGCCGGCCATGTGCCTCTCCTGCTTGGCGGCGGCCAGCGTGGCCAGCGTGCGGCCGTGGAAGCTGCCGGCAAACGTGATCACCCGGAAGCGCTCGGGATGGCCGGTCTCGTCGTGATAGCGCCGGGCCAGCTTCAGCGTGGCCTCGACCGCCTCGGCGCCCGAGTTGCAGAAGAACACGGAATCGGCGAACGAGGCATCGACAAGGCGCTGGGCCAGCCGCTCCTGCCCGGGAATGCGATAGAGGTTCGAGCAGTGCCAGAGGGTGGCGGCCTGCTTGGTCAGCGCCTCGACCAGATGCGGATGGCAATGGCCGAGCGCCGTCACCGCGACGCCGGCGCCGAAATCCAGGTAACGTCGGCCGGACGCGTCCACAAGGTAAACGCCTTCGCCACTGACGAAGGCGATGTCCTCGCGCGCGTAGGTCGGCATCACCGCGGAAATCATCGTTCGGCTCCTTAGTTGAAAAAAAACCAAGGGACGGCGCGGGCGCGCCGCCCCCTTCCTTGCGGGAAGGCGAGAGTATCGGAATCCGCGGGCGCGCTGTCAACGCGGTTGCGGCGGAATCTCGCGCCCTGGCGGCCGTTCAGCCGGCGGATGCGGAAGTCGGCGCCGCCGACGGGCCGGCCCCGCCGTGAACCTCCGACCAGGCGATGGGATCTGTGATGTAGGCCTCGATCTCTTTGAGCATCGCCGCGTCCATGGCGCCCCGCGCGCGCGCCACGCGCATGAGATCGTCCCAGGTGGCCAGCGAGAAAAGCTCCAGTCCGCGGGAGTCGAGGTCGCGCACCACGTAGTCGAAGATGCCGTACTTGAAGATGACGAAGGCGTATTTCACCTCGGCGCCGCCCCGCCTCAGGCCGTCGCAGAACAGCGCCTTGGTGCGCCCGTCGGTGGTCAGATCCTCGACCAGCAGCACCCGTTTGGCCCCTTCCAGCGCGCCCTCGATCTGGGCCTTGGGCCCATAGCCCTTGGCCTGCTTCCTGACGATGACCAGCGGCAGGTTCAGGCGGTCGGCGACCATGGCGGCGAACGGGATGCCGGCCACCTCGCCGCCGGCGATGACGTCGAAGGCGGCGTAGCCGACGGTATCGAGGATCTTCCTTACCGCCAGGTCGATCAGTTTGTTGCGGGCCAGCGGAAACGAGATCAGGCGCTTGACGTTGACGAAGACCGGGCTGGCCCAGCCCGACGAAAAGAAGAACGGCTCCTGCGGGCGGAACAGCACGCAGCCGGTGTCGAGCAGGATCTGAGCGGTGGTTTCCGCGAGGTCGGAATCGGTCATGGCAACGCCTCCGGGGCGGTCAGCATGGCCCTGTATAGAGCCTCCGCCCCCAGAAAGAAATCGTCGTACGCCATCGCCTCATGCGGATTGTGCGAGCCGTGCTCGTTGCGCACGAAGATCATGGCGGTGGGGATGCCGGCGTTGGCGAAGACGGCGGCGTCGTGGCCGGCCCCCGAGGGCAGGCGCTCGTAAGGGATGGCCGCCTTGCCGCAGACCACGGCCAGGTGGTCGACCAGCGCCGGATGGGTGCGGGCCGGCGCGGTCGGCAGCGCCTGGCCCAGTTCGAACGAGACGCCGCGCGAGCGCCCGACGTTGAGCATTTCCTCGGCAACAATGCCGCCGAAGAAGCGCAGCATGTCGGGCGACTGGCTTCTGTATTCCAGGCTGAAATGGATCTCGCCGGGCACCCGGCTCATGGCGTGCTCGGCCGGGTCGGTGCCGACGATGCCCATGGTGATGACCAGGTCCTCGCCCTGTTCCAGAAGGCTGACCCAATGCTGGTCCAGGCGCTCGACCAGGTCGGCGAAGGCGAACACGGCGTCGTGGCGCAGCCAGCGGGGCACGGCGCCGGCGTGCGCCGCCTCGCCCCGGCAGATCACGGCGGGATGGCGGATGTTGCCACGGATGCCGGTGACCAGGCCTACCGGCACGGCGCGGGCCACCATCACCGGCCCCTGCTCGATGTGCAGCTCGAAGAAGCAGGCGAGATCGGCGGGCGCGATCATCGCCGTCCCGGCGGCGACGGCCTCGACGTCGGCGCCGGCGGCGGCCATGTAGTCGCGGAGCGGCCGGCCGCTGTCGCGGTGCTTGAGGCCGAGGTCCTTGGGATCGAGCGCCCCGAACAGCGCGCTGGAGCCCATATAGGCGCGGCCGAACCAGGCGCTCTCCTCGCCGCGCAGGATGAACAGTTTGAGCGGCCGGCGGGGCGCGACTCCCTCGCGCTTGGCGCGCATCAGCGCCATCAGCCCGGCGACGACCCCGGCGGCGCCGTCGTAGTTGCCACCGCGCGGCACCGAATCGAGATGCGAGCCGCAGGCCACGGCGGGCGCCCCCGCCTCGGTTCCGGGCAACGTGATCGTCATGTTGGCGGCGGCGTCGGTCGCCACCTCCAGGCCGCAGGCAAGGGCTGTCTCGGCCACCGTCTTCATGGCCAGCGTCTCGCCCTCGCCATAGCTTTCGCGGGTGATGCCGACGCCGTCGGCCGATTGGGTGGCCAGCTTCTCGAAGAGCGCCACCGCCTCCGCCTTCAGATCGGCCGGCAGCGACGCCGTGGATGCGAGCGCGGAAGCCATGTGGACCTTCCCTTCCCATTTCGCGCCGCTTCCCCGCAGCGCGAAAAAAGAGCGGACCATACTCCCCGCCCGGCCGCGTGTTAAGCCCTCAATTCAAAACCGCGAGCCGCGACCTCATTTCTCGCGCCATGCCCCGGCGTTGTTCCGTCCGCTCCGGATGGCCCGGGCGCAGCCGGGCCATGACGGGCGAGGGGCATTGGCCGGCCCCCTGGGCCGGGCCATGACGGTTGAACGCGATTCACGCCTTCAGCTTGTAGCCCGTCGCGAACATCCGGTAGCAGATCCACCACAGCACCGCGTCGGTGGCCGCCATCACCGCCACGCCGAGCCCCGGCGTCACGTCGGAATAGCCGAGGAAGCCATAGCGGAAGCCGTCGATGGCGTAGAAGAAGGGATTGAGGTGGGCGATGGTCTGGAACAAGGGCGGCAGGCGCTCCAGCGAATAGAAGGTGCCCGACAGGAAGGACAGC
It encodes:
- the argF gene encoding ornithine carbamoyltransferase, with translation MSAPRHFLDIDQFDTKTLRHMLDLGAAFKRKDAKAVSPWPGKTLVMIFEKPSTRTRVSFEVGVQQLGGRAVVLGTAESQLGRGETIADTARVLSRYADAIMIRTSAVKRMEELSANASIPVINGLTDASHPCQIMADVMTFEEHRGVIKGKTIAWCGDGNNVAASWIHAAARFGFSMRLACPASLRPSSKLLAWAKAEGADVVVFDDPREAAAGADAVVTDTWVSMGQKGEEERRALLTPFRVDAALMAKAKPGALFMHCLPAHRGDEVTDEVMDGPASVVWDEAENRLHAQKGILAWCLG
- a CDS encoding aspartate aminotransferase family protein; this encodes MISAVMPTYAREDIAFVSGEGVYLVDASGRRYLDFGAGVAVTALGHCHPHLVEALTKQAATLWHCSNLYRIPGQERLAQRLVDASFADSVFFCNSGAEAVEATLKLARRYHDETGHPERFRVITFAGSFHGRTLATLAAAKQERHMAGFAPMPDGFDQVAFGNMNELRAAITGETAAILVEPVQGEGGVRPADAEFLRALRKVADEFGLLFLLDEVQTGMGRTGRLFAHEWAGVEPDVLAVAKGLGGGFPVGACLAKEHVAKTMKAGAHGSTFGGNPLAMACANAVLDVMLADGFLPAVEAKAARLRKRAEAVVAAHPRLFLGVRGVGLLIGLQCKIPNGKLIGQLRANGMLAVGAGDNVVRLVPPLIVEDSHIEAAMAILEKSCAELEKTEF
- a CDS encoding orotate phosphoribosyltransferase encodes the protein MTDSDLAETTAQILLDTGCVLFRPQEPFFFSSGWASPVFVNVKRLISFPLARNKLIDLAVRKILDTVGYAAFDVIAGGEVAGIPFAAMVADRLNLPLVIVRKQAKGYGPKAQIEGALEGAKRVLLVEDLTTDGRTKALFCDGLRRGGAEVKYAFVIFKYGIFDYVVRDLDSRGLELFSLATWDDLMRVARARGAMDAAMLKEIEAYITDPIAWSEVHGGAGPSAAPTSASAG
- a CDS encoding Zn-dependent hydrolase, with the protein product MASALASTASLPADLKAEAVALFEKLATQSADGVGITRESYGEGETLAMKTVAETALACGLEVATDAAANMTITLPGTEAGAPAVACGSHLDSVPRGGNYDGAAGVVAGLMALMRAKREGVAPRRPLKLFILRGEESAWFGRAYMGSSALFGALDPKDLGLKHRDSGRPLRDYMAAAGADVEAVAAGTAMIAPADLACFFELHIEQGPVMVARAVPVGLVTGIRGNIRHPAVICRGEAAHAGAVPRWLRHDAVFAFADLVERLDQHWVSLLEQGEDLVITMGIVGTDPAEHAMSRVPGEIHFSLEYRSQSPDMLRFFGGIVAEEMLNVGRSRGVSFELGQALPTAPARTHPALVDHLAVVCGKAAIPYERLPSGAGHDAAVFANAGIPTAMIFVRNEHGSHNPHEAMAYDDFFLGAEALYRAMLTAPEALP